One window from the genome of Oncorhynchus gorbuscha isolate QuinsamMale2020 ecotype Even-year linkage group LG14, OgorEven_v1.0, whole genome shotgun sequence encodes:
- the irs1 gene encoding insulin receptor substrate 1-B isoform X2, which translates to MASPTTEEQGCFSDVRKVGYLRKPKSMHKRFFVLRAASAAGPSRLEYYENEKKWRHKSGVPKRSILLESCFNINKRTDSKNKYLVALYTKDEYFSIAADSEQEQDRWHQALVDLHNKGKVHDAAVGGSGMAEENYGEETMPGPAFKEVWQVILKPKGLGHTKNLIGIYRLCLTNKTISFVKLNSDAAAVVLQLMNIRRCGHSENFFFIEVGRSAVTGPGEFWMQVDDSVVAQNMHETILEAMKAMSEEFRPRSKSHSSSNCSNPISVPLRRHHHNNLPPSQVGLGRRSRIESVTATSPAGPGKHSHSFRVRASSDGEGTMSRPASVDGSPCAARTQSHRHKGASRLHPPLNHSRSIPMPSSCCSPSAISPVSLSSSSTSGHGSTSDCLYPCRSSASISGSPIDAGFISSDEYGSSPCDFRSSFRSVTPDSLGHTPPAREEELNNYICMAKPATLLRGHCGCSPHPHGTPSHLDEPELEKCFGKRTHSSSTSPLTVCHQKTPSQSSTVSLEEYTVMQPAYSSCSRASSYRHSAFMPTHSFPEEGIDIPLEGNRVSQKDDGYMPMTPGVAPATGKSADYMPMSPKSVSVPQQINSHQHPKMDSNGYMMMSPSGSCSPDTTNYGQIWTNGVNPKLSVESTEEKLLSHGDYMNMSPASCSMTSTPPDCYINLVEDPPKSIYAYFSLPHSFEHSHRKLDQNPLLLSLSSGHLAFGDTLASSTSSDSLMGQGHSSQPVVKSKRADVDSRLARPTRLSLEGNKASTLPCTHECPFPTDPKSPGEYVNIEFNDKAFSADLATHFSPVFPGSGPEKPAEISSDYMNMHLGAQGRGIPNWEAKPLASCTDCYAIVAPVAPSSSVIPCENLCRRDYSSTQTDYSDTHMILNAPMSTIDASPFSVSPPSQDLSVLGAGPSAVPLGLMGPLSGLSAFTRVNSSFIWNQGAKLIRADQQGRRRHSSETFSTGVPVSAAAPSVEEVKRHSSASFENVWLKPGESPLSANSRRESPLAPSSNGQNQNRLNYIDLDLAQDQNLPEWSSLPARAMDTQGGSAPEDLRAYASISFQKAGESRMNPAHREE; encoded by the coding sequence ATGGCTAGCCCAACTACAGAGGAGCAGGGTTGTTTTTCAGATGTAAGAAAGGTGGGTTATTTAAGGAAACCTAAAAGCATGCACAAAAGGTTTTTTGTCCTGCGGGCTGCTAGTGCTGCAGGACCCTCCAGGTTGGAGTACTACGAAAATGAAAAAAAATGGAGACACAAGTCCGGGGTGCCTAAAAGGTCAATCCTGCTGGAGAGCTGCTTCAACATAAATAAAAGGACAGATTCCAAAAACAAATACCTGGTGGCTCTTTACACCAAGGATGAGTATTTCTCTATTGCAGCGGACAGCGAGCAGGAACAAGACAGGTGGCACCAAGCACTAGTGGACCTACACAACAaaggtaaagttcatgatgctgcTGTTGGTGGCAGTGGGATGGCAGAGGAAAATTATGGAGAAGAAACCATGCCAGGACCTGCCTTTAAAGAAGTCTGGCAAGTTATTTTGAAACCAAAGGGCTTGGGACACACCAAAAATTTAATTGGGATTTACAGATTGTGCCTAACAAATAAAACCATCAGCTTTGTGAAATTGAACTCGGACGCAGCGGCGGTCGTGCTGCAATTAATGAATATACGGAGATGCGGTCATTCAGAGAATTTCTTTTTCATTGAAGTGGGAAGATCCGCAGTCACAGGACCGGGGGAATTTTGGATGCAAGTGGACGACTCTGTTGTTGCTCAAAATATGCATGAAACCATCCTGGAGGCGATGAAAGCGATGAGTGAGGAATTTCGTCCCCGGAGCAAAAGCCATTCCTCGTCAAACTGCTCCAACCCAATCTCTGTGCCTTTGAGAAGGCATCACCACAACAACCTGCCACCTAGCCAAGTGGGACTGGGAAGGAGGTCCCGGATTGAGAGTGTGACGGCCACCTCTCCTGCTGGCCCGGGAAAGCACAGTCATTCATTCAGAGTGAGGGCCTCTAGTGATGGGGAAGGAACCATGTCCAGACCTGCCTCAGTGGATGGGAGCCCCTGTGCTGCCAGGACACAATCTCACAGACACAAAGGGGCCTCCcgcctccaccctcccctcaaCCACAGCAGGTCTATCCCCATGCCCTCTTCGTGCTGCTCCCCCTCAGCAATTAGCCCAGTTAGCCTGTCCTCCAGCAGTACGAGTGGGCACGGCTCCACTTCAGACTGTCTCTACCCCTGCCGCTCCAGTGCCTCCATATCTGGCTCTCCTATTGACGCGGGATTCATTTCCTCTGATGAGTATGGATCCAGCCCCTGTGACTTCAGGAGCTCCTTCCGCAGTGTCACACCTGACTCCTTGGGTCACACACCGCCCGCCAGGGAGGAAGAACTCAACAACTACATCTGCATGGCAAAGCCTGCAACTCTTCTGAGGGGCCACTGTGGCTGCAGCCCCCACCCCCATGGTACGCCATCCCACCTGGACGAGCCTGAGCTGGAGAAGTGCTTCGGGAAACGGACACACTCCTCAAGCACATCTCCCCTGACAGTGTGCCACCAGAAGACCCCCTCTCAGTCCTCCACAGTATCGCTGGAGGAGTACACAGTAATGCAGCCTGCATACTCGTCATGCAGCCGAGCATCCAGCTACAGGCACTCTGCCTTCATGCCCACACACTCATTCCCAGAGGAGGGCATAGACATCCCCTTAGAGGGCAACAGGGTGAGCCAAAAAGATGATGGCTACATGCCCATGACCCCAGGTGTGGCACCTGCCACAGGTAAAAGTGCCGACTACATGCCCATGAGCCCCAAAAGTGTGTCGGTGCCACAGCAGATTAACTCCCACCAGCACCCCAAAATGGACTCCAATGGGTACATGATGATGTCACCCAGCGGGAGCTGCTCACCAGACACCACAAACTACGGTCAAATCTGGACCAATGGGGTCAACCCTAAGCTGTCTGTCGAGAGCACAGAGGAGAAATTGTTGTCGCATGGGGATTACATGAACATGTCACCGGCGAGCTGCTCCATGACTAGCACACCGCCAGACTGCTACATCAACCTGGTAGAGGATCCACCCAAGTCCATATACGCCTACTTTTCCTTGCCTCACTCTTTTGAACACAGCCACAGGAAGCTGGACCAGAACCCCCTGCTCCTTTCGCTCAGCTCTGGACACCTGGCCTTCGGGGACACTTTAGCCTCCTCCACGAGCAGCGACAGTCTGATGGGACAGGGCCACAGTAGTCAGCCCGTGGTCAAGTCCAAGAGAGCTGATGTGGACAGCAGGCTGGCCAGGCCCACGCGCCTCTCTCTGGAGGGCAACAAAGCCAGCACCCTGCCTTGCACCCATGAGTGCCCCTTCCCTACAGATCCCAAGAGCCCCGGGGAGTATGTCAACATAGAGTTCAACGACAAGGCCTTCTCAGCCGACTTGGCCACTCACTTCTCCCCTGTGTTCCCAGGGAGTGGCCCAGAGAAGCCAGCAGAGATTTCCTCAGACTACATGAACATGCACCTGGGTGCTCAGGGCAGGGGCATTCCCAACTGGGAAGCCAAACCCCTAGCCTCCTGCACAGATTGCTATGCTATAGTGGCACCTGttgctccctcctcctctgtaatCCCCTGTGAGAACCTCTGTAGACGGGACTACAGCAGCACACAGACGGactactctgacacacacatgatTCTGAATGCTCCGATGTCGACCATTGATGCCTCCCCCTTCTCTGTGTCCCCTCCAAGCCAGGACCTGTCTGTGCTGGGTGCGGGTCCCAGTGCCGTGCCCTTAGGACTAATGGGCCCTCTCTCTGGGCTGAGTGCTTTCACCAGGGTTAACTCCAGTTTTATCTGGAACCAAGGAGCTAAATTGATCCGTGCCGACCAGCAGGGCCGGCGCCGGCACAGCTCCGAGACCTTCTCCACAGGAGTCCCGGTCAGCGCCGCCGCGCCCTCCGTGGAGGAAGTGAAACGTCACAGCTCCGCCTCTTTCGAGAATGTGTGGCTGAAGCCGGGAGAATCCCCATTATCTGCCAACAGCAGGAGAGAAAGCCCATTGGCGCCCAGCTCTAACGGACAGAACCAGAACAGGCTGAACTACATCGACCTGGACCTGGCTCAGGACCAGAACCTCCCAGAGTGGAGTTCCCTCCCGGCCAGAGCCATGGACACGCAAGGTGGGAGTGCCCCAGAGGACCTGCGTGCCTATGCCAGCATTAGTTTTCAGAAAGCAGGCGAGTCGAGGATGAACCCCGCTCATAGAGAAG
- the irs1 gene encoding insulin receptor substrate 1-B isoform X1: MASPTTEEQGCFSDVRKVGYLRKPKSMHKRFFVLRAASAAGPSRLEYYENEKKWRHKSGVPKRSILLESCFNINKRTDSKNKYLVALYTKDEYFSIAADSEQEQDRWHQALVDLHNKGKVHDAAVGGSGMAEENYGEETMPGPAFKEVWQVILKPKGLGHTKNLIGIYRLCLTNKTISFVKLNSDAAAVVLQLMNIRRCGHSENFFFIEVGRSAVTGPGEFWMQVDDSVVAQNMHETILEAMKAMSEEFRPRSKSHSSSNCSNPISVPLRRHHHNNLPPSQVGLGRRSRIESVTATSPAGPGKHSHSFRVRASSDGEGTMSRPASVDGSPCAARTQSHRHKGASRLHPPLNHSRSIPMPSSCCSPSAISPVSLSSSSTSGHGSTSDCLYPCRSSASISGSPIDAGFISSDEYGSSPCDFRSSFRSVTPDSLGHTPPAREEELNNYICMAKPATLLRGHCGCSPHPHGTPSHLDEPELEKCFGKRTHSSSTSPLTVCHQKTPSQSSTVSLEEYTVMQPAYSSCSRASSYRHSAFMPTHSFPEEGIDIPLEGNRVSQKDDGYMPMTPGVAPATGKSADYMPMSPKSVSVPQQINSHQHPKMDSNGYMMMSPSGSCSPDTTNYGQIWTNGVNPKLSVESTEEKLLSHGDYMNMSPASCSMTSTPPDCYINLVEDPPKSIYAYFSLPHSFEHSHRKLDQNPLLLSLSSGHLAFGDTLASSTSSDSLMGQGHSSQPVVKSKRADVDSRLARPTRLSLEGNKASTLPCTHECPFPTDPKSPGEYVNIEFNDKAFSADLATHFSPVFPGSGPEKPAEISSDYMNMHLGAQGRGIPNWEAKPLASCTDCYAIVAPVAPSSSVIPCENLCRRDYSSTQTDYSDTHMILNAPMSTIDASPFSVSPPSQDLSVLGAGPSAVPLGLMGPLSGLSAFTRVNSSFIWNQGAKLIRADQQGRRRHSSETFSTGVPVSAAAPSVEEVKRHSSASFENVWLKPGESPLSANSRRESPLAPSSNGQNQNRLNYIDLDLAQDQNLPEWSSLPARAMDTQGGSAPEDLRAYASISFQKAGESRMNPAHREDPDSPVKLREGERLSGCTLFLNEDGCSPVNLDFLVIEQTS, from the coding sequence ATGGCTAGCCCAACTACAGAGGAGCAGGGTTGTTTTTCAGATGTAAGAAAGGTGGGTTATTTAAGGAAACCTAAAAGCATGCACAAAAGGTTTTTTGTCCTGCGGGCTGCTAGTGCTGCAGGACCCTCCAGGTTGGAGTACTACGAAAATGAAAAAAAATGGAGACACAAGTCCGGGGTGCCTAAAAGGTCAATCCTGCTGGAGAGCTGCTTCAACATAAATAAAAGGACAGATTCCAAAAACAAATACCTGGTGGCTCTTTACACCAAGGATGAGTATTTCTCTATTGCAGCGGACAGCGAGCAGGAACAAGACAGGTGGCACCAAGCACTAGTGGACCTACACAACAaaggtaaagttcatgatgctgcTGTTGGTGGCAGTGGGATGGCAGAGGAAAATTATGGAGAAGAAACCATGCCAGGACCTGCCTTTAAAGAAGTCTGGCAAGTTATTTTGAAACCAAAGGGCTTGGGACACACCAAAAATTTAATTGGGATTTACAGATTGTGCCTAACAAATAAAACCATCAGCTTTGTGAAATTGAACTCGGACGCAGCGGCGGTCGTGCTGCAATTAATGAATATACGGAGATGCGGTCATTCAGAGAATTTCTTTTTCATTGAAGTGGGAAGATCCGCAGTCACAGGACCGGGGGAATTTTGGATGCAAGTGGACGACTCTGTTGTTGCTCAAAATATGCATGAAACCATCCTGGAGGCGATGAAAGCGATGAGTGAGGAATTTCGTCCCCGGAGCAAAAGCCATTCCTCGTCAAACTGCTCCAACCCAATCTCTGTGCCTTTGAGAAGGCATCACCACAACAACCTGCCACCTAGCCAAGTGGGACTGGGAAGGAGGTCCCGGATTGAGAGTGTGACGGCCACCTCTCCTGCTGGCCCGGGAAAGCACAGTCATTCATTCAGAGTGAGGGCCTCTAGTGATGGGGAAGGAACCATGTCCAGACCTGCCTCAGTGGATGGGAGCCCCTGTGCTGCCAGGACACAATCTCACAGACACAAAGGGGCCTCCcgcctccaccctcccctcaaCCACAGCAGGTCTATCCCCATGCCCTCTTCGTGCTGCTCCCCCTCAGCAATTAGCCCAGTTAGCCTGTCCTCCAGCAGTACGAGTGGGCACGGCTCCACTTCAGACTGTCTCTACCCCTGCCGCTCCAGTGCCTCCATATCTGGCTCTCCTATTGACGCGGGATTCATTTCCTCTGATGAGTATGGATCCAGCCCCTGTGACTTCAGGAGCTCCTTCCGCAGTGTCACACCTGACTCCTTGGGTCACACACCGCCCGCCAGGGAGGAAGAACTCAACAACTACATCTGCATGGCAAAGCCTGCAACTCTTCTGAGGGGCCACTGTGGCTGCAGCCCCCACCCCCATGGTACGCCATCCCACCTGGACGAGCCTGAGCTGGAGAAGTGCTTCGGGAAACGGACACACTCCTCAAGCACATCTCCCCTGACAGTGTGCCACCAGAAGACCCCCTCTCAGTCCTCCACAGTATCGCTGGAGGAGTACACAGTAATGCAGCCTGCATACTCGTCATGCAGCCGAGCATCCAGCTACAGGCACTCTGCCTTCATGCCCACACACTCATTCCCAGAGGAGGGCATAGACATCCCCTTAGAGGGCAACAGGGTGAGCCAAAAAGATGATGGCTACATGCCCATGACCCCAGGTGTGGCACCTGCCACAGGTAAAAGTGCCGACTACATGCCCATGAGCCCCAAAAGTGTGTCGGTGCCACAGCAGATTAACTCCCACCAGCACCCCAAAATGGACTCCAATGGGTACATGATGATGTCACCCAGCGGGAGCTGCTCACCAGACACCACAAACTACGGTCAAATCTGGACCAATGGGGTCAACCCTAAGCTGTCTGTCGAGAGCACAGAGGAGAAATTGTTGTCGCATGGGGATTACATGAACATGTCACCGGCGAGCTGCTCCATGACTAGCACACCGCCAGACTGCTACATCAACCTGGTAGAGGATCCACCCAAGTCCATATACGCCTACTTTTCCTTGCCTCACTCTTTTGAACACAGCCACAGGAAGCTGGACCAGAACCCCCTGCTCCTTTCGCTCAGCTCTGGACACCTGGCCTTCGGGGACACTTTAGCCTCCTCCACGAGCAGCGACAGTCTGATGGGACAGGGCCACAGTAGTCAGCCCGTGGTCAAGTCCAAGAGAGCTGATGTGGACAGCAGGCTGGCCAGGCCCACGCGCCTCTCTCTGGAGGGCAACAAAGCCAGCACCCTGCCTTGCACCCATGAGTGCCCCTTCCCTACAGATCCCAAGAGCCCCGGGGAGTATGTCAACATAGAGTTCAACGACAAGGCCTTCTCAGCCGACTTGGCCACTCACTTCTCCCCTGTGTTCCCAGGGAGTGGCCCAGAGAAGCCAGCAGAGATTTCCTCAGACTACATGAACATGCACCTGGGTGCTCAGGGCAGGGGCATTCCCAACTGGGAAGCCAAACCCCTAGCCTCCTGCACAGATTGCTATGCTATAGTGGCACCTGttgctccctcctcctctgtaatCCCCTGTGAGAACCTCTGTAGACGGGACTACAGCAGCACACAGACGGactactctgacacacacatgatTCTGAATGCTCCGATGTCGACCATTGATGCCTCCCCCTTCTCTGTGTCCCCTCCAAGCCAGGACCTGTCTGTGCTGGGTGCGGGTCCCAGTGCCGTGCCCTTAGGACTAATGGGCCCTCTCTCTGGGCTGAGTGCTTTCACCAGGGTTAACTCCAGTTTTATCTGGAACCAAGGAGCTAAATTGATCCGTGCCGACCAGCAGGGCCGGCGCCGGCACAGCTCCGAGACCTTCTCCACAGGAGTCCCGGTCAGCGCCGCCGCGCCCTCCGTGGAGGAAGTGAAACGTCACAGCTCCGCCTCTTTCGAGAATGTGTGGCTGAAGCCGGGAGAATCCCCATTATCTGCCAACAGCAGGAGAGAAAGCCCATTGGCGCCCAGCTCTAACGGACAGAACCAGAACAGGCTGAACTACATCGACCTGGACCTGGCTCAGGACCAGAACCTCCCAGAGTGGAGTTCCCTCCCGGCCAGAGCCATGGACACGCAAGGTGGGAGTGCCCCAGAGGACCTGCGTGCCTATGCCAGCATTAGTTTTCAGAAAGCAGGCGAGTCGAGGATGAACCCCGCTCATAGAGAAG